CCAATATTAAtatatttggcttattttgcgccGACGTAAGAGGTGCACAACTCCTATTATATTTtgcgcatctttggctgtccatgcAACAGACAtgcaaatctatgcctgctatgaGCAGCTATAACCTACGCCTTTTGTAAagtggcaaaaataaaaaaaaagtataaagtttAACATTTTTGTGTATCTATGCTAGTTGGCTGATGGTCTCACACATGGGAAGTATACTGTTCAAAGCCATTGTTCATTTACAAATTGTGTACCTGAAAAACCTCTTGAATAACGACAACTTCGTTTCTAACACTTTGCATTGTTTCTCTTCCTTTAACCTGGGTCTTTGTTTCCAGGTCCCTGATTTTACGGTTCATTTCTTCAGCGGATTTTAGTTTTTGGAAAAGTTTTTGCTGCTTTATTCGCGTTTCTAGaataaaacaaacaaactttGCAAGACATTATGAAACATCGTTATCTAGCATACAAAACATAGAAGGAtttgtcaggggcgtagctagggaggGGCAGGCGGTGCacgtgccccgggtgcaacttagagtagggcaccagcgccacctcctcctgcactataattgtacctgtgtcgcaaggacacaggtacaattagaagcaatgaatgaccgggcacgttccgtccccggccattcagcgcctttccacgagtgaagcgacttgtaccttttgtaccagtgatgcTTACGTCGATGAaatgcgctgattgacagggaaagtcatcctgtccagccaatcagcgcctttcatagtcactgtgttcaacccccaggagacctgcgcagaagatagcaggtctccatggctgtaataaaagtgtgtgactTGGTCGACGGGGACGGGGGGACTCGGTCGACGGGGACCGGGGTGGGGGACTCTGTCGAcggggaccgggggggggggactcggtCGAcggggaccgggggggggggactcggtCGACGGGGACCGGGGGGGGGGACTCGGTCGACGGGGACCGGGGGGGGGGACTCGGTCGACGGGGACCGGGGGGGGGGACTCGGTCGAcggggaccggggggggggggactcggtCGAcggggaccggggggggggggactcggtCGAcggggaccggggggggggggggggactcggtCGACGGGGACCGGGGGGGGGACTCGGTCGACGGGGACCGGGGGGGGGACTCGGTCGACGGGGACCGGGGGGGGGACTCGGTCGACGGGGACCGGGGGGGGGGACTCGGTCGACGGGGACCGGGGGGGGGGACTCGGTCGACGGGGACCGGGGGGGGGGACTCGGTCGACGGGGACCGGGGGGGGGGACTCGGTCGACGGGGACCGGGGGGGGGGACTCGGTCGACGGGGACCGGGGGGGGGGACTCGGTCGACGGGGACCGGGGGGGGGGACTCGGTCGAcggggaccgggggggggggactcggtCGACGGGGACCGGGGGGGGGTACTCGGTCGACGGGGACCGGGGGGGGGGACTCGGTCGACGGGGACCGGGGGGGGGGACTCGGTCGACGGGGACCGGGGGGGGGGACTCGGTCGACGGGGACCGGGGGGGGGGACTCGGTCGAcggggaccgggggggggggactcggtCGACGGGGACCGGGGGGGGGGACTCGGTCGAcggggaccgggggggggggactcggtCGAcggggaccgggggggggggactcggtCGAcggggaccgggggggggggactcggtCGACGGGGACCGGGGGGGGGGACTCGGTCGAcggggaccgggggggggggactcggtCTAcggggaccgggggggggggactcggtCTACGGGGACCGGGGGGGGGGACTCGGTCTACGGGGACCGGGGGGGGGGACTCGGTCTACGGGGACCGGGGGGGGGGACTCGGTCTACGGGGACCGGGGGGGGGGACTCGGTCTACGGGGACCGGGGGGGGGGACTCGGTCTACGGGGACCGGGGGGGGGGACTCGGTCTAcggggaccgggggggggggactcggtCTAcggggaccgggggggggggactcggtCTACGGGGACCGGGGGGGGGGACTCGGTCTACGGGGACCGGGGGGGGGGACTCGGTCTAcggggaccgggggggggggactcggtCTAcggggaccgggggggggggactcggtCTAcggggaccgggggggggggactcggtCTAcggggaccgggggggggggactcggtCTAcggggaccgggggggggggactcggtCTAcggggaccgggggggggggactcggtCTAcggggaccgggggggggggactcggtCTAcggggaccgggggggggggactcggtCTACGGGGACCGGGGGGGGGGACTCGGTCTAcggggaccgggggggggggactcggtCTACGGGGACCGGGGGGGGGGACTCGGTCTACGGGGACCGGGGGGGGGACTCGGTCTACGGGGACCGGGGGGGGGACTCGGTCTACGGGGACCGGGGGGGGGACTCGGTCTACGGGGACCGGGGGGGGGACTCGGTCTACGGGGACCGGGGGGGGACTCGGTCTACGGGGACCGGGGGGGGGACTCGGTCTACGGGGACCGGGGGGGGGACTCGGTCTACGGGGACCGGGGGGGGGACTCGGTCTACGGGGACCGGGGGGGGGACTCGGTCTACGGGGACCGGGGGGGGGACTCGGTCTACGGGGACCGGGGGGGGGACTCGGTCTACGGGGACCGGGGGGGGGACTCGGTCTACGGGGACCGGGGGGGGGACTCGGTCTACGGGGACCGGGGGGGGGACTCGGTCTACGGGGACCGGGGGGACtttatatactgggatgggctatctatggagcaccatatataggggtgggctatggctacaggggggctatatagtatatagaccccctgtagatatagcccacccctgtagatctagcccacccctgtagttctagcccacccctgtagttctagcccacccctgtagttctagcccacccctgtagttctagcccacccctgtagatcaataaataaaaaaaaatagctgagaaTTTACCAATTCTTTTTCGAGCTATGTCAATCAATTGCTCTTCCAACTGCCTGTTGCTCTAAGTTATAACAGAGAGGGAAAAGCCGTTCAGTGTTGACAGTGAAAGAAAACCATTTAAAATTAAACAAATAACTGCTTACCTGTTGTAGCGCTATAATCTGCTTAGAAATATCCATAGAATGATTCATCACTTCCATTATAGGTCTAAAAAGTAAGAAATAGAGGTTATTCATCATTATAAATACCTGTATTTCTATTTAACAATACTAAAAATTCAATTGATTATTTTTtccgaatattttttttaatatgccaGTAGTGAAATGATCTAAGGCTCACATGGAGGAAAATGTACACGGATTTGGAATGTGTAAGTTCTGCCtgtaaattgcctcccattgttttcaatggaaaactgcCCCTTTCATACAGAGTGGAATTTTTGGCATGCGCCCTTTGAAACCATGTGACTGAACAAAGAAAAAGTGACATGTGACTTCTTGATACGGTTTCCACATGCAAACAGCGTCTGGTAGCCACAGGCAAATTAGCTCCATTAAATGAGGCTAATCtgtgtacatatatgcagcagttTTCACTGCAAAGTCACAGCAGAAATCTGAGGGTCGACCTCAGATTTATGCTGCGGAGTCTCTGCCAAATAGACCTTGTAATTTTTATACATGAAACtcctccgtgtgaacatggccttgacATTCATTACATAGCGTAGTTCTGTATAGCGAGACTCTACCCGTTTAGTATTGATACTGTATAAAATGGTTTCACTTACTGGCGTTGTGTGGCATCCCTCTGCAAGACATTCAGCAAGGCGTTGAAAGTCTGCATCCTAAACAGACATCATATATACTGAGAATTGGCAACAATGATTGGTGCAATTAATGATTTCTGTAGAATCTCACAATCTGAATAAAACTGTTGTGTTCTGCTTTGGGGGAAGAATGGAAAACTATAGGCTAGTCATGCTGCATTAAAACTACAAATTTCTATTCAATGCTACATATGGGTATGTACCAAAAGGGTTGAAGGAATTTATATAAGCACGCACGCACGCCAAATTTGGATCAATTGATCATACAATCCTTTTTCCCCGCAGGAAAACGACCACGTGCAAGTTCCGATTCTAAAGCAAAGTAATCTGCAGAGAAAACATTCATCACAGCAGGAAAAGCAATAGCAGATTTTACAACATGCCCAGTAGAAGTAAACAAGATATTCTAAGCTTCACGCCAAATTTAGAGCCATAGAAACTACTCACCTCATAAGAGCAAGCTCCTTGTTTCTCACAGAACACATTTTATTTTCTAAAGGCACACGAGCAACGCTCAGACTAAGTAAAAGAAGAAGAATGATTTAGCAATGGCTGACCTTCACACAGTGCAACGGTCAGCGGGTTAATGTGAATGGTCTAGGATTTTATATCAACAAGAGCCAAAAACCATTTTGAAATACTGTTAAGAATTTTTCATGAAAGTGGCGATCTAAATTTGCACAAATGAGAACTATATACAGTTAGGTGATGTTTTACCAGAGCATAGGTGGAACTGATCAATAGAGGGTGGTAATTTGCATCaaattttgttgcggaaatttCTGCGATGGAAAATCCGTtcctttcatctgaatggaacttgcaaaaacaaaaaaaatcatctttaacaacctcattcagatgaatggtatAGATTTTTGGTCGAAGACATTTCTACCAAAAAATCTAGTGTGTGAATCCATCCTTACTGAAGAAATAGATACGATAGAGGGTGCAGAAAACCAAACTACATGCTATTTTTATCCATGgaaacgttaacatttaaaaagaaaaacctaCCTAACATTTAAAGACTCGGTTACATTTTCTTTGGAGAGTTGTCCTAGAAAGAATATGTAAATATGATTAATAGCGATACAACACTACTGTTTATAGATACAGATAAAAATGGTCCATAACAAAAGTGTACtttacattaaaaaacaaaagcagAATATTGCATGTTTTCAGAAACCTGGCAAATTGGATGATTTTCGCAAAGAAATAAGTCTAAGGTTacgttttaatgcagtttttggcagTTTATTTTAGCTAAACAGAGTGGACAAGAAAGAAAGGAG
This genomic stretch from Rhinoderma darwinii isolate aRhiDar2 chromosome 4, aRhiDar2.hap1, whole genome shotgun sequence harbors:
- the LOC142759969 gene encoding centromere protein H-like isoform X1 — translated: MASRKKRANRDVDREHEPEVFVRLRNTSVRCIESSLACVPKGQEDYPKSSMQIIRLGRQIEQQLMDMKTDIHTRQLSKENVTESLNVSLSVARVPLENKMCSVRNKELALMRMQTFNALLNVLQRDATQRQPIMEVMNHSMDISKQIIALQQSNRQLEEQLIDIARKRIETRIKQQKLFQKLKSAEEMNRKIRDLETKTQVKGRETMQSVRNEVVVIQEVFQRLIMSAQLNWAEDPYLKTLVLKMRDPPLS
- the LOC142759969 gene encoding centromere protein H-like isoform X2, yielding MFAYTFQTYTMSFLMACQASSFLFQRRVPSRRSWRCPQSNPAKWLGRQIEQQLMDMKTDIHTRQLSKENVTESLNVSLSVARVPLENKMCSVRNKELALMRMQTFNALLNVLQRDATQRQPIMEVMNHSMDISKQIIALQQSNRQLEEQLIDIARKRIETRIKQQKLFQKLKSAEEMNRKIRDLETKTQVKGRETMQSVRNEVVVIQEVFQRLIMSAQLNWAEDPYLKTLVLKMRDPPLS